One segment of bacterium DNA contains the following:
- the flhB gene encoding flagellar biosynthesis protein FlhB, which yields MALEDRTESATPRRRKEAREEGRVTRSVELNSALVLLTSLIILRTTGPMVVGRLRGLAIESFTNFPTHDLVIGDVSSKVVRLLLGVGPAIAPLILGVAVIGFVANVLQVGLSLSGKALQFKPDRLNPLSGLTRMFSMQAGVELAKSVAKIAIIGYIVYSFIRDKYTEISSLAGASYFTTCSAIGQLVWQVLLRAAIALFIIAALDYMYQRYQFEKSIKMTKQEVKEDMKRSEGDPLIKSKIRQKQRQMSQRRMMREVPKADVVVTNPTHFAVALKYDSEKSSAPIVVAKGQDLIARRIKEIAQESNVPIVENVQLARALYASVEIGDEIPTALYQAVAEVLAYVYKLSIKLRR from the coding sequence ATGGCACTTGAGGACAGAACCGAGTCGGCAACCCCGCGCAGACGCAAAGAAGCTCGTGAGGAAGGGCGAGTTACGCGCAGCGTAGAGCTAAATTCCGCTCTGGTCCTGCTTACATCACTCATAATTTTACGGACAACTGGTCCCATGGTCGTTGGTCGACTTCGCGGTCTGGCGATAGAGTCTTTCACTAATTTTCCAACGCATGACCTTGTGATCGGCGATGTTAGTTCCAAGGTGGTACGGTTATTGCTGGGGGTAGGTCCGGCGATTGCTCCACTCATATTGGGGGTGGCTGTCATCGGATTTGTGGCGAATGTCCTGCAAGTCGGACTATCACTCTCTGGCAAAGCGCTGCAGTTCAAGCCTGACAGGCTGAACCCCCTTTCCGGTTTGACGCGTATGTTTTCGATGCAGGCTGGAGTGGAGTTGGCAAAGTCTGTAGCCAAAATCGCAATCATAGGATACATTGTCTACTCGTTCATTCGAGATAAGTATACCGAGATATCGAGTTTAGCTGGTGCGTCGTACTTTACTACTTGCTCAGCAATTGGTCAACTGGTATGGCAGGTGCTGCTTCGAGCTGCAATTGCGCTTTTTATAATAGCCGCGCTCGACTATATGTATCAGCGCTATCAGTTTGAAAAAAGCATAAAGATGACCAAGCAGGAAGTCAAGGAAGACATGAAGCGATCTGAAGGCGACCCGCTGATAAAGAGCAAGATCCGCCAGAAACAGCGCCAGATGTCTCAGAGAAGAATGATGCGCGAGGTGCCTAAGGCGGATGTGGTTGTTACCAACCCAACGCACTTTGCAGTTGCGCTGAAATACGATTCAGAGAAGAGCAGCGCGCCGATTGTAGTCGCGAAAGGACAAGACCTTATTGCCAGGCGTATAAAGGAAATCGCTCAAGAGAGCAATGTTCCGATTGTGGAGAATGTCCAGTTAGCCAGGGCGCTGTATGCATCGGTGGAGATCGGCGATGAGATTCCGACCGCACTTTACCAGGCGGTAGCTGAAGTTCTGGCATATGTATACAAACTCAGCATAAAGCTGAGAAGATAG
- the flhA gene encoding flagellar biosynthesis protein FlhA gives MAVAVPQQQDKSASPLGALTRHSDVAIAAVAVMIVGMMILPLPHWLLDLLLCANIALALSILLVSMYTSEPLQFSSFPSLLLMTTLFRLSLNVSATKLILLHADAGAVISAFGSVVVGGNYVVGIVVFIILVIIQFVVITNGAGRVAEVAARFTLDAMPGKQMAIDADLNAGIIDEKEAQQRRKNVGREADFYGAMDGATKFVRGDAIAAIIMIIVNILGGFVVGIAQRGMDIMQALQTYTLLTIGEGLVTQIPALLISTATGLMVTKNGSEKSLGFELMSQIFSRPKAIAITACVFGVLVVVPGMPKIPLLFAAALVGLVAYFLSQNDKKSAAEAAKAKALKAATPAPTTPESMTDLIGVDPLALEVGYGLIPLADPKQGGELLDRITMIRKQSVIDMGVLVPAIRVRDNVQLGANEYVLKLRGTEIARGEVFLNQYLAMNPGGATEKLNGIETVEPAFSLPATWISESQKMFAEVAGYTVVDPTTVLVTHLTELVRKHAAQLLTRQETQQLLDAAKEEAPTVVSELIPDVMGIGDIQKVLQNLLAERVSIRDIVAVLEALADFAGATKDTDILTEYTRQRLALAICRQHQGPDGKITVFGLHPSVEQIITDNIRQTELGARLILDPGLVQELLSAIRVQVENLTERGFAPIVLCSPRTRMHVHGLVEQSFSNLTVLSYAEIAPEINVDSIGMVKLKNAN, from the coding sequence ATGGCTGTAGCAGTTCCACAACAACAGGATAAGTCTGCATCACCACTTGGTGCGCTGACACGTCACAGCGATGTCGCAATCGCGGCTGTGGCAGTTATGATCGTCGGAATGATGATCCTGCCGCTGCCGCACTGGCTCTTGGACCTGCTGCTTTGTGCAAACATTGCACTTGCACTGTCTATACTGCTGGTCTCGATGTATACCTCCGAGCCGCTTCAGTTCAGCTCATTTCCATCACTGCTTCTGATGACGACCCTATTCAGATTGTCGCTGAATGTATCTGCAACCAAACTGATTCTTTTGCATGCCGATGCCGGGGCTGTCATATCGGCATTTGGTTCAGTCGTGGTCGGAGGCAATTATGTAGTCGGTATAGTCGTTTTCATAATTCTGGTCATAATCCAGTTCGTGGTCATTACAAACGGTGCAGGCCGCGTAGCTGAAGTTGCAGCCAGGTTTACGTTGGATGCTATGCCAGGCAAACAGATGGCCATTGATGCAGACCTTAACGCCGGTATAATTGATGAGAAAGAGGCACAACAGCGGCGCAAAAATGTTGGACGTGAAGCCGACTTCTATGGGGCCATGGATGGTGCCACCAAGTTCGTGCGCGGTGACGCAATCGCAGCCATCATCATGATTATTGTCAACATACTGGGTGGGTTTGTCGTTGGTATAGCTCAGCGTGGGATGGACATCATGCAGGCTCTGCAGACTTATACGCTACTTACTATTGGTGAGGGTCTGGTAACTCAAATTCCTGCGCTGCTTATCTCTACTGCAACAGGCTTGATGGTGACCAAGAACGGCTCTGAAAAGAGCTTGGGCTTTGAACTTATGAGCCAGATTTTTTCCAGACCGAAGGCTATTGCGATCACTGCATGCGTTTTTGGCGTGCTTGTTGTTGTGCCGGGAATGCCAAAAATCCCACTGCTGTTTGCTGCCGCACTTGTCGGATTGGTAGCATATTTCCTGTCTCAAAATGATAAGAAGTCTGCTGCCGAAGCCGCTAAAGCCAAGGCTTTGAAAGCTGCGACTCCTGCACCTACCACACCAGAGTCTATGACTGATCTGATAGGTGTCGATCCTCTGGCACTGGAGGTCGGTTATGGATTGATACCGCTTGCCGATCCCAAGCAGGGTGGTGAACTGCTGGATCGCATCACGATGATTCGTAAACAGTCGGTCATTGATATGGGCGTTTTGGTTCCGGCCATACGGGTGCGCGATAATGTCCAACTTGGTGCCAATGAATATGTGTTGAAATTACGCGGCACTGAAATCGCACGTGGAGAGGTATTCCTCAATCAATATCTTGCAATGAACCCCGGTGGAGCCACTGAAAAGCTCAACGGGATTGAGACAGTGGAGCCGGCATTCAGTCTTCCGGCTACCTGGATATCGGAATCGCAGAAGATGTTTGCTGAGGTGGCGGGATATACTGTTGTCGACCCGACGACTGTGTTGGTCACTCATCTTACGGAACTTGTCCGCAAACACGCGGCTCAACTGCTTACCAGGCAGGAGACTCAGCAGCTTCTTGATGCTGCTAAGGAAGAAGCACCGACTGTGGTCAGCGAGCTTATTCCCGATGTTATGGGCATCGGTGACATTCAAAAAGTATTGCAGAACCTGCTTGCCGAGAGAGTGTCGATACGTGATATTGTCGCTGTGCTCGAAGCTCTGGCTGATTTTGCAGGGGCTACTAAAGATACGGATATTCTGACGGAATACACACGCCAGCGTCTTGCGCTTGCAATATGCAGGCAGCATCAGGGTCCTGACGGCAAGATCACCGTATTCGGGCTGCACCCGAGTGTGGAGCAGATAATCACTGACAATATTCGCCAGACAGAACTTGGAGCGCGGTTGATTCTCGATCCGGGGCTGGTACAGGAATTGCTATCAGCAATACGTGTTCAGGTAGAGAACCTGACTGAGCGGGGATTTGCTCCCATAGTGCTGTGCTCACCAAGGACAAGGATGCACGTGCATGGACTGGTCGAGCAGTCATTCTCCAATCTTACGGTTCTCTCATACGCGGAAATTGCGCCTGAGATCAATGTTGACTCTATAGGAATGGTGAAGCTTAAAAATGCGAATTAA
- a CDS encoding M64 family metallopeptidase: MSKAANCIQKINSWRKKFNVSFAVLALIICSNNAIYASFGKYWDTGSDSMRIVIAITGDGYTINDQTQFSTDAIAVANKILTTPPWNTYANSINIYVIPMISSQSGADKPWLNQYVNTVFDATYGTNGIQECLTVNFNTVTSVLSGSIPKYDVAIVIVNDSLYGGSGHNAAVTSNNAAMTDIIIHELGHTFANLEEEYEGNPTSYIGPEPSNPNVTTITNPSSIKWKAWIDPNTPVPTPLADIYSKSVGLFEGAFTYSLGIYRPMMNCGMRTMGVEFCPVCQEAHVMKAHTIAPLIDAISPGEGTFTMPSPTTFEALGNGWQYLTKTWKLDNVQIGMGTYMIIHPGALASPSSTLTLDVIDDTPQIKSYSLPSQQYQWTLVPDVESLNNITELRESPTDIYCKVDGVVSAVFGDCFYVQNSNRTAAVRVNPYDGTFPTLGKTVTLCGKRDLNDFNLTIGDCYWSHHTGTPDPPKPLALNNKAVGGGDIGYMRGCADCTGLNNVGLLVRTFGQVRVIGPDGLWVTINDGSSRTDADGNQGIRVYGTSMDQYAGKYICVTGICFIDESNPATLSAAIRTRSSSDITESTP; encoded by the coding sequence GTGAGCAAAGCTGCTAACTGCATTCAGAAGATCAATTCATGGCGAAAAAAGTTCAATGTGTCATTCGCCGTTCTTGCGCTCATCATCTGTAGCAACAATGCAATTTATGCGTCATTTGGCAAGTATTGGGATACAGGCTCCGACAGCATGCGAATTGTGATCGCAATCACGGGCGATGGATATACAATAAACGATCAGACTCAATTTTCAACCGATGCAATAGCCGTAGCCAACAAGATATTGACTACACCCCCTTGGAACACGTATGCCAACTCCATCAATATCTACGTAATTCCTATGATATCGAGCCAGAGTGGTGCTGACAAGCCATGGCTGAATCAATATGTCAATACTGTTTTTGATGCGACCTACGGCACTAATGGCATCCAGGAATGCCTGACTGTTAATTTCAACACAGTAACATCTGTCCTGTCCGGCTCCATTCCGAAATACGATGTAGCGATTGTCATTGTAAACGATTCGTTATATGGCGGTTCGGGACACAATGCAGCCGTAACATCAAATAATGCAGCGATGACCGACATCATAATACACGAACTCGGGCACACATTCGCAAACCTTGAAGAAGAGTATGAAGGCAACCCTACATCTTACATAGGCCCGGAGCCTTCCAATCCTAATGTGACGACAATTACGAACCCATCTTCAATAAAATGGAAGGCGTGGATCGATCCGAACACGCCCGTCCCAACGCCATTAGCTGACATATATAGCAAGAGTGTTGGCCTGTTCGAGGGAGCATTCACATATTCGCTTGGTATCTACAGACCTATGATGAACTGCGGCATGAGGACAATGGGTGTAGAATTTTGTCCTGTATGCCAAGAAGCACACGTGATGAAGGCTCATACCATCGCCCCTCTGATTGATGCTATTTCGCCAGGTGAAGGAACTTTTACTATGCCCTCGCCCACAACATTCGAAGCACTCGGCAATGGATGGCAATATTTAACCAAAACCTGGAAACTGGACAATGTGCAGATAGGCATGGGAACTTATATGATTATTCACCCTGGTGCTCTTGCCAGTCCGAGTTCCACTCTCACTCTTGACGTAATCGACGACACACCTCAAATCAAGAGCTATTCTCTGCCGTCGCAGCAGTATCAGTGGACGCTTGTCCCCGATGTCGAGTCGCTCAACAACATCACCGAATTGCGTGAATCGCCGACTGATATCTACTGTAAGGTAGACGGTGTGGTATCAGCGGTGTTTGGCGATTGTTTCTATGTTCAAAACAGCAACCGAACCGCGGCAGTAAGAGTCAACCCATATGATGGCACTTTCCCCACTTTAGGCAAAACGGTGACGTTGTGCGGCAAACGCGATCTAAATGATTTTAACCTCACTATTGGCGACTGTTACTGGAGTCATCACACAGGTACCCCTGATCCACCCAAGCCGCTGGCATTAAATAACAAAGCAGTCGGTGGTGGTGATATTGGATACATGAGGGGGTGTGCCGATTGCACTGGACTCAATAATGTCGGCCTGCTCGTAAGGACATTTGGCCAGGTCCGTGTCATCGGTCCGGATGGACTCTGGGTAACAATCAATGATGGCTCGTCTCGAACAGATGCAGATGGTAACCAGGGCATTCGTGTCTATGGAACGAGCATGGACCAATATGCAGGCAAGTATATCTGTGTAACAGGCATCTGCTTTATAGACGAGAGCAATCCAGCTACGTTATCGGCAGCCATACGCACGCGGTCCAGCAGCGATATCACAGAGTCAACACCGTAG
- a CDS encoding FliA/WhiG family RNA polymerase sigma factor codes for MVQRERLWREYKQNGSEQARDGLITEYAYLAKYAVDRLNLSPSGALSYEDLIGHAVVGLIDAIEKFDPDRNVKFETYALTRIRGEVIDVIRSLDWTPRSVRKNETILRDAYARLEMQLQRPPTDTEVAQHLEIEVVELEKMLADVGQSALLSLDEMIASGGDILARGDDEYDDPASCAERAEQKRLLIRSVDELPEREKQVVALYYYKNLTQKEIAAVLGVTESRVCQIHTKAVLRLSGKLSRTSACFAMAA; via the coding sequence ATGGTTCAACGAGAGAGACTGTGGCGCGAGTACAAACAAAATGGAAGTGAGCAGGCAAGGGACGGCCTCATCACCGAGTATGCCTACCTGGCGAAATATGCAGTCGACCGTCTCAATCTGTCTCCCTCAGGCGCGCTCAGCTATGAAGACCTGATCGGTCATGCAGTGGTTGGGCTCATAGATGCCATAGAAAAGTTTGACCCGGACCGGAATGTCAAATTTGAGACCTATGCGCTGACCCGGATTAGGGGTGAAGTGATTGATGTTATCAGGAGTCTGGATTGGACCCCCCGGTCCGTGCGCAAGAACGAGACGATACTGCGTGACGCATATGCACGTCTCGAAATGCAGTTACAGCGTCCACCAACCGATACTGAAGTCGCTCAGCATCTCGAGATTGAAGTTGTCGAGCTTGAGAAGATGCTTGCTGATGTCGGGCAATCCGCTCTGCTTTCGCTCGATGAGATGATTGCCAGCGGCGGCGACATCCTTGCCCGAGGCGATGACGAATATGACGACCCGGCATCATGTGCTGAGCGTGCTGAGCAAAAAAGGTTACTCATCAGGTCGGTCGATGAGCTTCCAGAACGTGAAAAGCAGGTTGTCGCTCTCTATTACTACAAAAATTTGACCCAAAAAGAAATTGCGGCAGTCCTTGGAGTTACCGAATCGCGCGTATGTCAGATACATACCAAAGCTGTTCTCAGGCTCTCTGGTAAGCTCTCAAGAACATCAGCATGCTTTGCAATGGCAGCTTAG
- the flhF gene encoding flagellar biosynthesis protein FlhF: MRIKTFEAPTMQEALVLAKMELGDDAVVLNSKHVKAGGLLGLGGHGKVELMAAIEDTTESREQRAESKEWNAENGMSKAVPQTIPTAAPLAAKLYGSTAVATDGGSDISQLRSELKELSAVVERLLAGQTIQSPSTGCNDSLLVRCGVDEEIARGVLSDLLPIEDPTQLASMLAAKMQGFATPIELDKRQVIAVVGPTGVGKTTTLAKLAAKFSLEQGKKVALVTADTYRIGAVEQLRTYARIMGVPLEIALSPEEVAAGIAKHQDKDVVLIDTVGRSQRSDEHIQELKAFVDAASPTETHLVIAASLAPEIQREAIEKFKVLSPTRLIITKLDESPGRGCVVNLPLRTGLGVSCLTAGQNVPQDIDFADAGKMARVVLEVV, translated from the coding sequence ATGCGAATTAAGACTTTTGAAGCTCCGACTATGCAGGAAGCACTTGTGCTGGCCAAGATGGAACTGGGCGACGACGCTGTTGTGCTCAACTCCAAGCATGTGAAAGCCGGTGGTTTGCTTGGTCTGGGCGGCCATGGAAAAGTGGAGCTTATGGCAGCCATTGAAGATACAACTGAGAGCAGAGAGCAGAGAGCAGAGAGCAAAGAGTGGAATGCTGAAAATGGAATGTCTAAAGCGGTCCCACAGACGATTCCAACTGCGGCGCCTTTGGCTGCAAAGCTCTATGGCTCAACAGCAGTTGCAACTGATGGCGGATCGGATATCAGCCAGCTTCGCAGTGAACTGAAAGAACTCAGTGCAGTTGTGGAAAGGCTTTTGGCTGGGCAGACTATCCAAAGCCCATCGACAGGCTGTAATGATTCTCTGTTGGTCAGATGCGGAGTGGATGAGGAAATTGCGCGGGGAGTGCTTTCCGATCTGCTTCCTATAGAAGACCCGACACAGCTTGCATCTATGCTTGCAGCCAAAATGCAGGGGTTTGCGACACCGATCGAGCTTGATAAACGCCAGGTGATCGCGGTAGTCGGCCCAACTGGTGTGGGGAAAACCACCACACTGGCGAAACTTGCCGCAAAGTTCTCACTGGAGCAGGGCAAGAAAGTCGCGCTGGTTACGGCGGATACATACAGGATCGGCGCTGTGGAGCAGCTCAGGACGTATGCCCGGATTATGGGTGTGCCGCTCGAAATAGCTCTCTCACCGGAAGAAGTGGCTGCAGGCATTGCCAAGCACCAGGACAAAGATGTCGTGCTGATCGATACTGTAGGACGCAGCCAACGCAGTGACGAGCATATTCAAGAGCTTAAGGCATTTGTGGATGCAGCATCGCCGACTGAGACACATCTGGTGATAGCAGCATCGCTGGCTCCTGAGATACAGCGGGAAGCGATAGAGAAGTTCAAGGTCCTTTCGCCGACCAGACTCATAATCACTAAGTTGGATGAATCGCCCGGCAGAGGATGTGTGGTCAATTTGCCTCTGCGGACTGGGCTTGGTGTTTCATGCCTCACGGCGGGGCAGAATGTCCCACAGGACATAGATTTTGCCGATGCGGGCAAGATGGCCCGAGTAGTTTTGGAGGTTGTTTGA
- a CDS encoding peptidylprolyl isomerase, whose translation MKKWLIVVVLLAAMVVSYNWLANTQIKPTIEEAVKPPPQVPQKKATMTPGRVVELHTTKGEIDFVLFEKDCPKSTKRIADLAKEGSYNGVKFERVVPNLLIQTALAKTKKPINTIPRELADGLTNTKGAVGMARKKPVNSAVSVFYILIEPMPHLDYDYAVFGRVIRGMDVITSIKKNDTIKYAKVRPMTGADRKAFGKVLEIESERRVN comes from the coding sequence ATGAAAAAATGGCTTATTGTAGTAGTTCTGCTGGCAGCAATGGTTGTTTCATACAACTGGCTTGCCAACACACAAATCAAACCAACGATTGAAGAAGCTGTTAAGCCACCTCCGCAAGTGCCGCAAAAAAAAGCAACCATGACGCCTGGTCGCGTGGTGGAACTGCACACGACCAAAGGCGAGATCGACTTCGTGTTATTCGAGAAAGACTGTCCGAAATCAACTAAGAGAATCGCCGATCTTGCCAAAGAAGGCTCTTATAACGGTGTCAAATTCGAGCGAGTTGTGCCCAATTTGTTGATTCAGACAGCACTGGCAAAAACAAAAAAACCGATAAATACTATCCCAAGAGAGCTGGCCGACGGGCTGACCAATACCAAAGGAGCAGTTGGAATGGCTCGAAAAAAGCCTGTTAACAGCGCCGTCAGCGTCTTTTATATACTCATCGAGCCTATGCCGCATCTCGATTATGATTATGCAGTATTCGGTAGAGTGATACGGGGAATGGATGTAATTACTTCAATTAAGAAGAATGATACCATTAAATACGCCAAAGTCCGCCCAATGACTGGCGCCGATCGGAAAGCATTTGGAAAGGTGCTGGAAATCGAATCAGAGAGGCGAGTTAACTGA
- a CDS encoding MinD/ParA family protein, with product MLDQAEALRELVRDRVMCCGSSLRPPKLYTIAVTSGKGGVGKTSVAVNLALLLARSGRRVRLVDADFGLSNAEVLLGIAPKYTLNDVLRGKVDASDAWCDGPEGLKLLSSGSGLEDMANLDGQAGVSLIDLVLRTAADGEIVIIDTSPGISDSVSSILAFADEVMVITTPEPTSITDSYAAMKVLVSRLPDSQITLVANCCSSPAQAGAVADGLKTVCERFLGRSFQRYEYLPSDGTVGWAIRTQKPLVLSSPQCAVGPWLRKMAIKLDDRIHRHEFISSPIEMELVGA from the coding sequence ATGCTTGATCAGGCTGAGGCTTTAAGGGAGCTTGTTCGAGACAGGGTTATGTGCTGTGGGTCAAGTTTGCGACCCCCGAAGCTCTACACAATCGCCGTGACAAGCGGCAAGGGTGGGGTAGGCAAGACCAGTGTTGCTGTAAATCTTGCGCTGCTGCTAGCCCGTTCAGGACGGCGAGTGCGGCTGGTTGATGCCGACTTCGGTTTGTCCAATGCGGAAGTGCTGCTGGGTATAGCGCCCAAATATACACTCAACGATGTCCTTCGAGGCAAAGTGGACGCGTCCGATGCATGGTGTGATGGGCCTGAGGGTCTAAAACTGCTTTCGTCAGGTTCAGGTCTTGAGGATATGGCAAATCTGGATGGCCAAGCTGGTGTCAGTCTTATCGATCTGGTTCTGCGGACGGCAGCCGATGGTGAGATTGTCATAATCGATACTTCACCCGGGATCAGCGACTCGGTTTCTTCCATCCTGGCTTTTGCCGATGAGGTGATGGTAATAACCACGCCGGAGCCGACATCTATCACTGATTCGTATGCCGCAATGAAAGTGCTGGTCTCAAGGCTTCCGGATTCTCAGATCACGCTTGTTGCCAACTGCTGTTCATCTCCTGCGCAGGCCGGCGCGGTAGCGGACGGATTGAAGACTGTTTGCGAGCGTTTTCTCGGCAGGAGTTTCCAGAGATATGAATATTTGCCCAGCGATGGCACGGTTGGGTGGGCAATACGCACGCAAAAACCTCTAGTCTTGTCATCGCCTCAGTGTGCGGTCGGACCGTGGCTGCGGAAGATGGCGATCAAGCTGGATGACAGGATTCACAGACACGAATTTATATCATCTCCTATAGAAATGGAACTGGTAGGAGCGTAG
- a CDS encoding tetratricopeptide repeat protein — MRRFAAFVFTFLFCTAALSSVAAGKKSTTIKPKTERQVTRQDILALADKYIEFLEPKLEIENRQTISQMKFRLESLKTIPSKQAETIDDFVSQLTIQLAGLNSVDAITTASAYLVKYAPDNSRTTNLFGSALHTYSKYTDAVTALEYTLHLSPESTLAMLNLANACLDTDKDDRAKTLLDRIVRLEPDNRSAYHTLAYYWYKKKNTTKMVECMKKAAEFVGVVRKAAKPKDEVVEEHTVETEDSTAQMETKTNVLAECVPFTTADLIEDAFPDVARQIRDKYGKLIDSERMVMPRLPQINTSTNQTYTENLPIVGAWVQAVNERYVEYEKTRVKDKYGITGVESEQQREAKALKGAKKEMADSMESARQALEYMKNVPGLSKADISKAEAALKSAASQQGVKLSNQPVKMDTLPGFDSGAPYAQMNYANYVKVSNSHEQYIFRLMQDYSAKEADILQVYNKKIEEEAKYHQQIWDKLQEEHNQPSHPHGDKDIPCRREMLRHKKKVNEIGLNYYKQWVNLYMPCYAQKMKPAMDNYWKASMLYVKNMHEPKVMEREYYRVKDFFMTYAIRTTGSAAIGGTFTYLGPTEEEEAALQAAIRQAEMEAKEKKPGYLRDFDKPKEDWVSWIGEHLEFEVAGEFLGLKITPGTIEFTAWAFGPTGTLKVDMINSKLETSTGISAKAEVGIKVFGMGAKLESKVDIIKQTSQWDFENGTYKESYTSKAESKASLGPASMSAELEVDSQLVSKGSIKASMSGGGFSANQNLLSF, encoded by the coding sequence ATGAGAAGGTTTGCTGCGTTTGTATTCACGTTTTTATTTTGTACTGCTGCTTTGTCCTCAGTGGCTGCAGGCAAGAAATCCACAACTATAAAGCCAAAAACGGAGAGACAGGTCACAAGACAAGATATACTCGCGCTTGCGGACAAATATATCGAGTTCCTCGAACCAAAGCTTGAGATCGAGAACAGACAGACAATTTCTCAGATGAAGTTCCGCCTGGAATCACTAAAGACTATACCATCCAAACAAGCTGAGACCATCGATGATTTCGTAAGCCAGTTGACCATACAACTGGCAGGCTTGAACTCAGTCGACGCCATAACCACGGCATCTGCTTATCTCGTGAAATATGCTCCGGACAATTCGCGTACAACCAATCTCTTCGGCTCTGCTCTCCACACATACAGTAAATACACAGATGCAGTAACGGCGCTGGAATACACTCTGCACCTTTCGCCAGAAAGCACACTTGCTATGCTTAACCTGGCAAATGCCTGCCTTGATACGGATAAGGATGACCGGGCAAAAACGCTGCTCGACCGCATTGTAAGGCTGGAACCGGACAATCGAAGTGCATACCATACTTTGGCATACTACTGGTACAAAAAGAAAAACACCACAAAGATGGTGGAGTGTATGAAGAAAGCTGCTGAGTTTGTGGGTGTGGTAAGAAAAGCTGCCAAACCCAAGGACGAGGTTGTCGAGGAGCATACGGTTGAAACCGAAGATTCCACCGCACAAATGGAGACCAAGACCAATGTCCTGGCTGAGTGCGTGCCCTTCACCACAGCAGATTTAATTGAAGACGCATTTCCTGATGTAGCCCGGCAGATCAGAGATAAGTATGGCAAATTGATAGACAGCGAACGTATGGTTATGCCTCGGCTTCCTCAGATCAATACCAGCACAAATCAAACCTATACTGAAAACCTGCCGATTGTGGGAGCCTGGGTTCAGGCAGTTAATGAGCGATATGTAGAATATGAAAAGACCAGGGTTAAAGATAAATATGGCATAACTGGAGTCGAGAGTGAGCAGCAAAGGGAAGCGAAAGCTCTCAAAGGCGCAAAGAAAGAAATGGCAGACTCAATGGAAAGTGCGCGCCAGGCTCTGGAATATATGAAAAATGTTCCCGGCCTGAGCAAAGCCGACATTAGTAAAGCTGAGGCGGCACTAAAAAGTGCTGCAAGCCAGCAGGGAGTAAAACTAAGCAATCAGCCGGTTAAGATGGATACTCTCCCCGGTTTTGACAGCGGTGCGCCTTATGCACAGATGAACTACGCTAACTACGTAAAAGTCTCAAACTCGCATGAACAGTATATCTTCCGCCTGATGCAGGACTATTCTGCAAAAGAGGCAGATATTCTTCAAGTCTACAACAAGAAAATAGAGGAAGAAGCCAAATACCATCAGCAAATATGGGACAAGCTTCAAGAAGAACACAACCAACCCTCGCACCCACACGGTGACAAAGACATACCCTGTCGCAGAGAGATGCTTCGCCACAAGAAGAAAGTCAATGAGATCGGCCTTAATTACTACAAGCAGTGGGTCAATCTATATATGCCCTGTTATGCCCAGAAGATGAAGCCGGCCATGGATAATTACTGGAAAGCAAGCATGCTCTACGTGAAGAATATGCATGAGCCGAAAGTTATGGAACGGGAATATTACAGGGTCAAGGACTTCTTTATGACCTATGCTATCCGGACAACCGGCAGCGCCGCAATAGGTGGGACATTCACCTATCTTGGACCGACTGAGGAAGAAGAAGCAGCACTGCAAGCTGCGATTCGGCAAGCGGAAATGGAAGCCAAAGAGAAGAAACCCGGCTATCTGCGTGATTTCGACAAACCAAAGGAAGACTGGGTAAGCTGGATTGGTGAACATTTGGAATTCGAGGTCGCAGGTGAATTCCTTGGGCTCAAAATCACCCCTGGCACAATCGAGTTTACAGCTTGGGCCTTTGGACCAACCGGGACACTAAAGGTCGATATGATAAACAGTAAGCTCGAAACATCAACAGGAATCTCAGCCAAGGCTGAAGTCGGCATCAAAGTGTTCGGAATGGGAGCCAAACTGGAGAGCAAAGTAGACATCATAAAACAAACAAGTCAGTGGGACTTTGAAAATGGAACATATAAAGAAAGCTACACCAGCAAGGCTGAGAGTAAGGCCAGTCTTGGGCCTGCATCTATGAGCGCTGAGTTGGAAGTTGACAGTCAACTGGTATCCAAAGGTTCGATAAAAGCCAGTATGAGTGGAGGCGGATTCAGTGCAAACCAGAACCTATTGAGCTTCTAG